A window from Rhea pennata isolate bPtePen1 chromosome 1, bPtePen1.pri, whole genome shotgun sequence encodes these proteins:
- the VEGFD gene encoding vascular endothelial growth factor D: MYQPWATVNIFIVSFLHLLQGSDYENGSVKRTSLSALERSEQQIRRASSLEELLRITHSEDWKLWKCRLKLKNLANLDSRSASHRSTRFAAAFYDIDTLKVIDEEWQKTQCVPRETCVEVAKELGTTTNKFFKPPCVNVFRCGGCCNEESLSCMNTSTTYVSKTLFEISVPLTSVPEPVPIKIANHTGCKCISNTQRHQYAIIRRSVKYPEEDGCPFTNKLCHNGWIWDSDKCECVADVQHLNRREGLPPLAELAMCGQHMEFDEDNCECICRQKCPTDFFQSKENCSCYLCRESQESCAQKHKIFQAETCSCEDKCPSQPRTCPTAKPVCSRHCRCPKEKRGSHGSQSKENP; this comes from the exons AGAACATCTCTGTCAGCATTAGAGAGGTCAGAACAGCAGATCAGGAGAGCATCCAGCCTGGAAGAACTGCTTCGAATCACTCATTCTGAGGACTGGAAGCTGTGGAAATGCAGGCTAAAACTCAAAAACCTGGCCAATTTAGACTCCCGCTCTGCGTCACATCGCTCCACcagatttgctgctgctttctatGATATTGATACACTAAAAG ttataGATGAGGAATGGCAGAAGACTCAATGTGTGCCACGAGAAACCTGTGTGGAAGTTGCCAAAGAGCTGGGTACAACAACCAACAAATTCTTCAAGCCTCCCTGTGTGAATGTATTCAGATGTGGAGGCTGCTGCAATGAGGAGAGTCTGAGCTGCATGAATACAAGTACAACTTATGTGTCAAAAACG CTCTTTGAGATCTCTGTTCCCTTGACAAGTGTTCCAGAGCCCGTGCCAATCAAAATTGCCAATCACACAGGCTGTAAGTGTATATCAAATACCCAGCGTCATCAGTATGCCATCATAAGAAGATCTGTCAAGTACCCTGAAGAAGATGG atgcCCCTTTACTAACAAACTTTGCCATAATGGATGGATATGGGATAGTGACAAATGTGAATGTGTTGCAGATGTACAGCACCTTAACAGACGGGAAG GACTCCCTCCACTTGCTGAGCTGGCTATGTGTGGACAACATATGGAATTTGATGAAGATAACTGTGAATGCATCTGTAGACAGAAATGTCCCACAGACTTCTTTCAAAGCAAGGAGAACTGCAGCTGCTATTTGTGCAGGGagagccaggagagctgtgctcaAAAACACAAGATATTTCAGGCTGAAACCTGCAG CTGTGAGGACAAATGTCCATCCCAACCCCGGACATGCCCAACTGCAAAACCAGTGTGTTCCAGGCATTGCCGTTGtccaaaggagaagagaggTTCTCATGGGTcccaaagcaaagaaaatcctTGA